One Ignavibacteria bacterium genomic window carries:
- a CDS encoding potassium transporter TrkA, translated as MKDSLFFKTVRYKFDELMSRGVIALIGWLGLISLALVGVAAIVISIIGIGQEGEDAPGFIEAAWLSLMRTLDPGTMGGDTGWGFRIVMLMVTLGGIFIVSTLIGLLSSGISSKVDDLRKGRSFVIEKGHILILGWSEKIFPIISELIVANENQASPKIVILGDKDKVEMEDELRVRIPDRKNMKIICRSGNPIDYNDLQIVNPNDAKAITILAPEDDSPDITVIKCILAITNNPERKKEKYHITAEISNIKNKDIANLVGGDEASLVYSDDLISRVIAQTCKQSGLSIVYTELLDFDGDEIYFQEEPALVGKAYKDALASFEKSSVIGVQSTSGECKVNPPMDTVIAKGDKVIAVSKDDDTIKYSEPKRTDYKDLIVTKTGEKNEAGKILIFSWNDMGKDIVRELDNYSSKGSIIKIVDEYPETPIVINELKHHMKNTNLECVQSDTTERETIETLVAEDFNHIIILCDSDAHDIKHADAKALVTLLHLRDISNKTGKEFSIVSEMLDIRDKELAEVTKADDFIVSNRLVSLLMSQLTENRNLKTVFDDLFDADGSEIYLKPVSDYVKTGIETDFYAVLQSAAQKNQTAFGYRLNRYSKDASKAYGVVVNPKKSDKIKFEDGDKLVVLSED; from the coding sequence ATGAAAGATTCTCTTTTCTTTAAAACGGTGAGGTATAAGTTTGATGAATTGATGTCGCGGGGAGTGATTGCGCTGATAGGGTGGCTTGGGTTGATTTCGCTTGCGCTTGTTGGGGTTGCGGCGATTGTGATTAGCATAATCGGAATCGGGCAAGAGGGAGAGGATGCGCCGGGATTCATAGAGGCGGCGTGGCTGAGCTTGATGAGAACGCTTGACCCGGGAACGATGGGCGGAGATACGGGATGGGGATTCAGAATTGTGATGCTTATGGTTACGCTTGGCGGAATTTTCATCGTGTCAACCCTTATCGGTTTACTCTCGAGCGGGATATCGTCGAAGGTTGATGATTTAAGAAAAGGACGTTCGTTCGTAATAGAGAAAGGTCATATATTGATACTCGGGTGGTCGGAGAAAATTTTTCCGATTATATCAGAGCTTATAGTAGCAAATGAAAATCAGGCATCGCCGAAGATTGTAATTCTCGGTGACAAGGACAAAGTCGAGATGGAAGATGAACTGAGGGTTCGCATTCCCGATAGAAAAAACATGAAGATAATCTGCAGAAGCGGAAACCCGATTGATTATAATGATTTGCAGATTGTGAACCCGAACGATGCTAAGGCGATTACGATTCTTGCACCTGAAGATGACTCACCTGACATAACGGTTATAAAGTGCATTCTTGCAATCACGAATAATCCCGAAAGAAAAAAAGAGAAGTATCATATCACTGCGGAGATTTCGAATATTAAAAACAAGGACATTGCAAACCTTGTCGGCGGTGATGAAGCATCGCTTGTGTATTCGGATGATTTGATTTCACGTGTGATTGCGCAGACGTGCAAACAATCGGGCTTGAGCATTGTTTATACGGAGCTGTTGGATTTTGACGGTGATGAAATTTATTTTCAGGAAGAGCCGGCGCTTGTCGGGAAGGCATATAAAGATGCGCTTGCTTCGTTCGAGAAGTCATCGGTCATTGGTGTTCAATCAACGTCAGGTGAATGCAAGGTTAATCCGCCCATGGATACAGTTATTGCAAAAGGCGACAAAGTGATTGCAGTATCGAAAGATGATGATACGATAAAATATTCCGAGCCAAAACGCACTGACTATAAAGATTTAATTGTTACCAAGACCGGGGAAAAAAATGAAGCCGGAAAGATTTTGATTTTCTCGTGGAACGACATGGGAAAAGATATTGTCCGCGAGCTTGATAATTATTCTTCGAAGGGTTCGATTATAAAAATTGTAGATGAATATCCTGAAACTCCCATAGTCATCAATGAGCTCAAGCATCATATGAAAAACACGAATCTCGAGTGCGTGCAGAGCGACACTACGGAACGTGAAACAATAGAGACGCTTGTCGCGGAGGATTTTAATCACATAATAATTTTGTGCGACTCTGATGCGCACGACATTAAACATGCCGATGCAAAAGCATTGGTAACGCTTCTGCATCTCAGAGATATAAGCAACAAAACAGGCAAGGAATTCAGCATCGTCAGTGAAATGCTTGACATACGCGATAAGGAACTTGCGGAGGTTACGAAAGCAGATGATTTCATTGTCAGTAACAGGCTTGTGAGCTTGCTGATGTCACAGTTAACAGAAAATAGAAATTTAAAAACTGTGTTCGATGATTTGTTTGATGCAGACGGCTCGGAAATTTATCTGAAGCCGGTTTCGGATTATGTTAAGACGGGAATTGAAACTGATTTTTATGCAGTGCTTCAATCTGCGGCGCAAAAAAATCAAACGGCGTTTGGTTACCGCCTGAACAGGTATTCAAAAGATGCGTCAAAAGCGTACGGTGTGGTTGTAAATCCGAAAAAATCCGATAAAATTAAGTTTGAAGACGGCGATAAGCTGGTTGTGTTATCGGAAGATTGA
- a CDS encoding cytochrome c, which translates to MKTFKKVLLIVVCVIFLVVVGFFVYMYTAFPKVNAAPDIKVELTPERIQRGEYLFNNVMSCVDCHSARDFNKFTFPAVPGTIGQGGFKFSPEEMPGFPGTLYSANITPAGIGDWTDGEVFRAITEGVSKDGRALFPLMPYMNYRELDKEDIYAVIAYVRTLKPIENVVPKPSLNFPLNILVRTMPTNSDLKPRPDKSNTVAYGKYLVTSASCIDCHTPQEKGEYIKDKMYAGGMEFSLPTGVVRSSNITPDNETGIGTWSKEFFLGKFKMYDHSIYTPEVVKPGEFNTVMPWPLLGSMTLEDLNAIYDYLRTLPPVKNKVEKFTPRQ; encoded by the coding sequence ATGAAAACATTTAAAAAAGTTTTACTGATAGTTGTATGCGTAATTTTTTTAGTTGTGGTCGGGTTTTTTGTTTATATGTACACTGCCTTTCCCAAGGTCAACGCGGCTCCTGACATAAAGGTTGAACTAACACCCGAAAGAATCCAAAGAGGTGAATATTTATTTAACAACGTGATGTCGTGTGTTGACTGCCATTCGGCAAGAGATTTTAATAAGTTTACATTCCCTGCTGTGCCGGGAACGATTGGTCAGGGCGGATTTAAGTTCAGTCCCGAAGAAATGCCCGGCTTTCCGGGAACGCTTTATTCTGCAAACATAACTCCCGCGGGAATAGGCGACTGGACAGACGGAGAAGTTTTCCGCGCGATAACGGAGGGCGTAAGCAAAGACGGAAGAGCGTTATTTCCTTTGATGCCATACATGAATTACAGAGAGCTTGACAAGGAAGACATTTATGCGGTGATTGCTTATGTGAGAACTTTGAAGCCGATTGAAAACGTTGTGCCTAAGCCGTCGCTAAATTTTCCTTTGAACATACTTGTGAGAACGATGCCGACAAACAGCGATTTGAAACCGAGACCTGATAAATCGAATACAGTTGCATACGGAAAATATCTGGTGACTTCCGCTTCGTGCATAGATTGCCATACACCGCAGGAGAAAGGCGAGTACATAAAAGATAAAATGTATGCAGGGGGAATGGAGTTTAGTCTGCCGACAGGTGTGGTGAGAAGCTCGAACATAACTCCCGACAATGAAACGGGAATCGGGACGTGGTCAAAAGAATTTTTCTTAGGCAAGTTTAAGATGTATGACCACAGCATATATACTCCTGAAGTGGTAAAGCCGGGTGAGTTTAATACGGTTATGCCGTGGCCCTTGCTGGGCAGCATGACTCTGGAAGACCTTAATGCGATTTATGATTATTTACGGACGTTGCCTCCGGTGAAGAATAAGGTTGAGAAGTTTACGCCGAGACAGTAG
- a CDS encoding T9SS type A sorting domain-containing protein, whose amino-acid sequence MKTFYKLLILFILLSSMLKANIINVPGSYGTIQAGINASSNGDTVLVEPGTYFENIIFGGKKIVLTSRFYIAGNLTFINTTIINGSTPSHPDSASCVRIFQGEDSTTVLQGFTITGGKGTKWQDEHGAGRYTEGGGILTAHTSPTIRFCVIKDNEAAIGTGVVSTGGGGIRCGDGNPKILNCIIMNNTGRYGAGIVLNYTGATIKNCVITKNYGSNSYGAGAALWINNNNGTLPKIIENNTIVNNSATTAGTGGIYSNTPTTFIRNCIVWGNTGPGAAYSGTMNFSYTNINATVAGMGNINTAPQFDSANFILGTGSPCIDAGDTAVIYNDKQGAPGFALYPSRGTTRNDMGAYGGQLAAILLSNTFVSVQKISNVVPERFELKQNYPNPFNPTTNFEFRIANFGFVSLKVYDITGKVVADLVSENLHPGQYSFNWNAERLSSGIYFYKLTADNFSDVKKMTLLK is encoded by the coding sequence ATGAAAACGTTTTACAAATTATTAATTCTTTTCATATTGCTTTCAAGTATGTTGAAAGCAAATATCATTAACGTTCCGGGGAGTTATGGAACGATTCAGGCGGGAATAAATGCGTCGAGCAACGGCGATACTGTTTTGGTTGAACCCGGGACATATTTTGAAAACATAATTTTCGGCGGAAAGAAAATTGTTCTCACGAGCAGGTTTTATATTGCAGGTAATCTCACTTTTATTAATACAACTATAATAAACGGAAGCACACCGTCTCATCCCGATTCTGCAAGCTGTGTAAGGATTTTTCAAGGAGAAGATTCGACAACCGTGCTGCAGGGATTTACAATTACAGGAGGCAAAGGCACAAAGTGGCAGGATGAACACGGAGCAGGAAGATATACTGAGGGGGGCGGAATTTTGACAGCGCATACATCTCCAACTATAAGATTCTGCGTCATTAAAGATAACGAGGCAGCAATTGGAACAGGGGTGGTGAGTACAGGCGGAGGCGGAATAAGATGCGGTGACGGGAATCCGAAAATTCTTAACTGCATCATAATGAACAATACGGGAAGATACGGAGCCGGAATAGTTTTGAATTATACCGGAGCAACAATAAAGAACTGCGTGATTACGAAAAATTACGGGTCGAATTCATATGGAGCAGGTGCTGCTCTTTGGATTAATAATAATAACGGTACTCTTCCAAAAATTATTGAGAATAACACAATTGTAAATAACTCTGCAACAACGGCGGGAACCGGAGGGATATACTCTAATACGCCAACAACATTCATCCGGAACTGTATAGTCTGGGGCAATACCGGACCGGGTGCAGCATATTCCGGAACTATGAATTTTTCATATACAAACATAAATGCAACTGTTGCGGGAATGGGAAACATAAATACTGCGCCGCAGTTTGACAGCGCGAATTTTATTCTCGGAACGGGGTCGCCGTGCATTGATGCGGGTGATACTGCGGTGATATATAATGATAAGCAGGGTGCGCCGGGTTTCGCTTTATATCCTTCGCGCGGAACAACGCGAAATGATATGGGTGCTTACGGCGGACAGCTTGCAGCAATTTTGCTTTCAAATACTTTTGTGAGTGTTCAAAAAATCAGCAATGTGGTTCCTGAAAGATTCGAGCTTAAACAAAATTATCCAAATCCTTTTAATCCGACAACCAATTTCGAATTTAGGATTGCCAATTTCGGATTTGTTTCACTGAAAGTTTATGACATTACAGGAAAGGTTGTTGCTGATTTAGTTAGTGAGAATTTACATCCGGGGCAATACAGTTTTAATTGGAATGCGGAAAGATTATCGTCAGGAATTTATTTTTATAAACTTACAGCGGATAATTTTTCAGACGTTAAGAAAATGACGCTATTGAAATAA
- a CDS encoding sugar dehydrogenase complex small subunit, giving the protein MFQQKFSRRDFIKTSAAGLALISFPFLQSCSKKTDVSLDEFIQLSSLLTGFDASQLDKGLAQKYLTSLTTVPQSTTTIGELYTKFGLSPGKPVNLDTDAAVDLVDKEDEKLAQTITQYWYAAEYRTTNTSVNYGLVTANFNESLGWAATVYGSPESECHGSTNSWATPPQTS; this is encoded by the coding sequence ATGTTTCAGCAAAAATTCAGCAGAAGAGATTTCATTAAAACATCTGCAGCAGGACTTGCGCTGATTTCATTTCCTTTTTTACAATCCTGTTCAAAAAAGACCGATGTATCGTTAGATGAGTTTATTCAGCTCAGCTCGCTGTTAACGGGGTTTGATGCTTCTCAACTTGACAAAGGTCTTGCACAAAAATACCTCACAAGTTTAACGACAGTTCCTCAATCAACAACCACGATTGGAGAATTATATACAAAATTTGGTTTGTCTCCCGGAAAACCTGTGAATTTAGATACCGATGCAGCGGTTGATTTAGTTGACAAAGAAGATGAAAAACTTGCCCAGACAATCACGCAATATTGGTATGCAGCCGAATACAGGACAACCAATACTTCGGTAAACTACGGTTTGGTTACAGCAAATTTTAATGAAAGTCTCGGATGGGCAGCAACGGTTTACGGAAGTCCCGAAAGCGAGTGCCATGGTTCAACAAACTCATGGGCAACACCGCCGCAAACTTCATAG
- a CDS encoding GMC family oxidoreductase, giving the protein MQNNLNADVVIIGGGVSGAILAWSLASSGAKVIVLEAGEAIDREKAVDLYQNTPGRNIDTPYPQTKYAPMPYLSEPGQYFVNAGPDTFGSTYVRALGGTTWHWLGTAVRLLPNDFKMKSTYGVGVDWPISYNDLEPYYAQAETQLGVSGNSEYDLGAPRNNNYPMPPLAMTYMDSLLQPKLAPLGLEVRATPQARNSQQYQGRKSCCGNASCIPICPIQAKYDATVHVQLAQQAGAQFITSAVATFVQADPDGNIIGINYKTPDNANNNITGKIFVLAAHTIETAKLLLMSTDNQYPNGIANSSGQVGRNLMDNLTLLAYALYPENIYPYRSPISTSGIENLRDGAWRSQRSSFRIEIGNDGWSWPIGFPPAYAVYLIKQKNLYGQELKNQIANDVPKQFRFAFLTESLPNPDNRIIPDPTNLDSFGIPRPKIFYKYDQYALDGQNAGKELAQQMFAALGATEIGYQYNQGAGHINGTCKMGTDPKTSVVDINQRTHDHKNLYIAGSSVFPTEGTGNPTLTIAAMTLRLAQQVQKELKNFQ; this is encoded by the coding sequence ATGCAGAATAATCTTAATGCAGATGTAGTCATAATAGGCGGGGGAGTTTCGGGAGCAATTCTTGCGTGGTCTCTTGCTTCTTCAGGAGCAAAGGTTATTGTGCTTGAAGCAGGTGAAGCAATCGACAGAGAAAAAGCTGTTGACCTATATCAAAACACTCCGGGTAGAAATATCGATACGCCATATCCGCAGACGAAGTATGCACCAATGCCATATCTTTCGGAGCCGGGACAATATTTTGTTAATGCGGGTCCTGATACTTTCGGAAGCACATACGTTCGCGCTCTTGGCGGAACGACATGGCACTGGCTCGGGACTGCGGTGAGGTTATTGCCTAATGATTTTAAGATGAAGTCAACTTACGGGGTCGGGGTTGATTGGCCTATTTCATATAACGACCTCGAGCCGTATTATGCGCAGGCAGAAACACAGCTTGGTGTTTCGGGAAATTCTGAATATGATTTGGGCGCGCCGAGAAATAATAATTATCCGATGCCTCCGCTTGCAATGACATATATGGATTCATTGCTTCAGCCGAAGCTCGCTCCGCTTGGTCTTGAAGTTAGGGCAACGCCACAGGCAAGAAATTCACAGCAGTATCAGGGAAGAAAATCATGCTGCGGCAATGCGAGCTGTATTCCGATTTGTCCGATACAGGCGAAGTATGATGCAACTGTTCACGTTCAGCTTGCACAGCAGGCAGGCGCACAGTTTATCACGAGTGCAGTTGCAACTTTTGTTCAGGCAGACCCTGACGGAAACATAATCGGGATAAATTATAAAACTCCGGACAATGCAAACAATAATATCACAGGAAAAATATTTGTGCTTGCCGCTCACACAATTGAAACGGCAAAATTGCTGTTGATGTCAACAGATAACCAATATCCGAACGGTATAGCAAACTCCTCGGGACAGGTCGGAAGAAATTTAATGGACAATCTTACCCTGCTTGCTTATGCGCTTTATCCTGAAAATATTTATCCATACCGTTCGCCTATTTCGACTTCAGGAATAGAGAATTTACGTGACGGTGCATGGAGAAGCCAGAGAAGCTCGTTCAGAATTGAAATCGGTAATGACGGATGGAGCTGGCCGATTGGTTTTCCTCCGGCATATGCAGTCTATCTTATAAAGCAAAAAAATTTATACGGACAAGAATTAAAAAACCAGATTGCCAATGACGTTCCGAAGCAGTTCAGATTTGCTTTTTTAACTGAGTCGCTTCCCAATCCTGACAACAGAATCATTCCCGACCCGACGAACTTAGATTCTTTCGGAATACCGCGACCGAAGATATTTTATAAATATGACCAGTATGCTCTTGACGGGCAGAACGCAGGTAAAGAATTAGCACAGCAGATGTTTGCTGCCCTCGGCGCAACTGAAATCGGGTACCAATATAATCAGGGCGCAGGTCACATAAACGGCACCTGCAAAATGGGTACAGACCCGAAAACGTCTGTCGTAGATATTAATCAGCGAACACACGACCATAAAAATTTATATATCGCCGGCAGTTCGGTTTTCCCGACCGAAGGAACAGGTAATCCAACCCTCACCATAGCAGCAATGACACTGAGATTAGCTCAGCAAGTTCAAAAAGAGCTGAAGAATTTTCAATAA
- a CDS encoding choice-of-anchor B family protein, producing MKYLFILLISFMLFQTAYSQSVLNMTLLGSKNEFTSGGTPAGWYYSSCWGWTAPNGREYAIIGFYGGTIWYDITNPANIVRCDTIYGPGSFYNYREMATYQNYCYIVSEGGLGVQIVDMQYLPDSVHLVKNYTFPGYVRSHTVRNEGRYLYCNGGNYNNGGVFILDLLDPENPVKRGQWGTRYVHDCHVRNDTIYAACISNSNLTVIDATNKDSLKQVTFWTYPGAVTHNAWTSKNGDYLITTDEGGSNHAKVWSIGNIMAPLQVADIVPYEATMVHNAYVKGDTLYLAHYRSGLLVYDISNPLSPQEIGRYDTYPGGGTAYQGAWNCYPYFASGKIVISDISTGLYVVQMGTSVGIGNNNGTTPGEYKLEQNYPNPFNPETKISYSLPSNSNNVSLVIYNALGKELAKYVYSNQAAGNYEITWNAKELSSGIYFYKLTAGNFSDVKKMMLVR from the coding sequence ATGAAATATTTATTTATACTTTTAATAAGTTTTATGCTTTTTCAAACGGCGTATTCACAAAGTGTTTTGAATATGACTTTGCTCGGCAGTAAAAACGAGTTCACTTCAGGCGGAACTCCTGCGGGGTGGTATTATTCCTCTTGCTGGGGCTGGACTGCGCCAAACGGCAGAGAGTATGCAATAATCGGTTTTTATGGCGGAACAATCTGGTATGACATTACAAACCCTGCAAACATCGTAAGATGCGATACAATTTACGGACCGGGTTCGTTTTATAATTACCGTGAAATGGCAACATATCAAAATTATTGTTACATAGTTTCCGAGGGCGGTCTCGGCGTGCAGATTGTTGACATGCAGTATCTTCCGGACTCTGTTCATCTTGTAAAAAATTATACTTTTCCGGGATATGTGCGAAGCCACACGGTGAGAAACGAAGGAAGGTATTTATATTGCAACGGAGGGAATTACAATAACGGCGGTGTGTTCATCCTTGATTTGCTTGACCCTGAAAATCCCGTTAAGCGCGGACAATGGGGAACGAGATATGTTCACGATTGCCATGTACGCAACGATACCATTTATGCGGCTTGCATCAGCAACTCAAATCTGACCGTGATTGATGCAACAAACAAAGACAGCTTGAAGCAGGTAACGTTCTGGACATATCCCGGCGCAGTTACTCACAATGCCTGGACATCAAAGAACGGTGATTATCTCATAACAACAGATGAGGGCGGCTCAAATCATGCTAAGGTGTGGAGTATCGGAAACATTATGGCTCCTCTTCAGGTAGCGGATATTGTTCCATACGAAGCAACAATGGTGCATAATGCGTACGTAAAGGGTGATACACTTTATCTTGCGCATTACAGGTCGGGACTTTTGGTTTATGATATTTCAAACCCGCTTTCTCCGCAGGAAATTGGCAGGTATGATACATATCCGGGCGGAGGAACAGCTTATCAGGGAGCATGGAACTGCTATCCTTATTTTGCTTCCGGAAAAATTGTTATATCGGATATTTCAACGGGCTTATATGTAGTTCAAATGGGAACGTCGGTCGGTATCGGAAACAATAACGGAACGACACCGGGCGAGTATAAGCTTGAGCAAAATTATCCGAATCCGTTTAATCCTGAAACAAAGATTTCTTATTCGCTTCCGTCTAACAGCAACAATGTTTCGCTTGTCATTTATAACGCGCTCGGCAAGGAGCTTGCGAAGTATGTTTACTCAAATCAAGCTGCAGGAAATTATGAAATCACCTGGAATGCAAAAGAATTGTCATCAGGAATTTATTTTTATAAGCTCACAGCGGGAAATTTTTCTGACGTAAAGAAGATGATGTTGGTGAGATAA